The DNA segment TTTATTTTTATTCTGATTGCTTCTGCATCGCTGTGGTTTTTTGTGGTTAATAAATTGTCGGGCAAATATTTAATTTGGGGTTTAGGTTTATTGATTATTATTGATCATTGGGGTGTTGACAAACGTTATTTAAACAACGATGATTTTCAGAGCAAACGAAAAGTAGGTCAAGAATTTGTATTAAGCGCTTCTGATAAAGCTATCAATCAACAAAAGAAGGATGGAGAGCGCGTGTTTTCTATTTATAGAGATCCTTTTAAAGAGGTAGTGACTTCATACCATCATGAATCCATTGGCGGCTATCATGGAGCTAAATTGCGTCGATATCAGGATTTGATTGATAGATATTTAATGAATGATTGGAGATCTTTACTTTCATTATTACAGCAGCAAAGTGATCAAGAGTCTTTACAGGATCAATTAGGCGAAATGCATGTACTAAACATGTTGAATGCCAAATATATTGTGTATAGTCCTAATGCTGCACCTATTGTAAATGCCAATGCCATGGGAGATGCCTGGTTTGTCAAAGATATTTATCCGGTACAGGCTCCGGATGGAGCAATTGATGCACTGTCATATGTACCATTAGACCAAAAGGCCATTGTAAATGTTGAGGAATTCAAAGATCTCGAATCATACTCCATTGATTCGGTGGCAGGGTCTCTTGAAATGAAAAGGTATGAGCCAAACCATATTGTTTATGACTATTCCATTGGTCAGGAGCAGTTGGCCGTATTTTCGCAGATTTATTATCCCAAGGGCTGGAATGCGTATGTTGATGGAGAAAAGATATCCATCAACAGGGCTAACTATATATTAAGAGCGGTGTTGCTGCCTAAAGGTAAGCATCAGCTGGAGTTTAAATTTGAACCTTTATCTTATCAAATAGGACAGTTGATATCAATGATAAGTTCGCTGTTGATATTGGCTTTGGTATTGTTTGCAGCATATAGATTGCTCAAAAGAAAATAAGAAAGAATTGTTAGATAAAAAAAAGGGAGCTACATGCTCCCTTTTTTTTATTTTATCTGAATTCTAGCCCGGTAATCGATATGTCGTCAAAAACAGAACCTCTTTCAAGCTGTACTTTAATTAAGTCTTTGAGTGATTCCATGTTTGTTTCAATATCGTTGGCATCGGAAATTATGTCCTCAATGGGTTTCATGCCCGATTCAATTTGATCACCATTTTCAAGTTCCACCAAGCCATCCGTAAAGGCCAGGAATTTTGAATTTCGGGGAATACGGATGCTTCCGGTTTCAATAGTTGGGATTTCGTCAAGCATACCCAAGCCGATACACCCTTTGTCAAGGTGGCTGAGTTGTTTCTTTTTGCGGTCAAATAACATGGGGGGTAAATGACCTGCATTTATATAGGTGAGTTTTCGGGTCAGGGTATTGTATTTACCCAAAAACATGGTGATGAATTTTTCGTTATTGGCACTCATATTTACTCTTTTGTTGAGTGCGTGAGCCAGCCGCTTAAGGTTGATGGTGGGAGTGTACAGGGTACGAAAAACCGCTTGAAAGTTCGACATCAATATGGCGGCTGATATTCCTTTTCCTGAAACATCGGCAATACAAAAACCAAGAACGTTTTTAGAGAGTCTAATAAAATCGTAGTAATCACCTCCTACCTCAAACTGAGGGTGGTAAAAGGTGTGAATAGAATATTTGGTACTCACCGGAAGATGGTCGTCAGAGGGAACAAGTTTCGATTGAATACGAGAGGCTAGTTCCATC comes from the Saccharicrinis fermentans DSM 9555 = JCM 21142 genome and includes:
- a CDS encoding PP2C family protein-serine/threonine phosphatase; protein product: MVTQLQKKRLRLFKDRLNILLEIAQTINEDHSIDDLLSEFEILLREELEVGKILVFTYGDGKWENLLNSGVTKEEVADINVERDLAQYKSIENITISHPPQLKGFDAVIPLFHRYKAIGFVLIGDVDEEQKGISPTIKHLKLIQIISNLIIVFIENKRMQNELLEQEAMRKEMELASRIQSKLVPSDDHLPVSTKYSIHTFYHPQFEVGGDYYDFIRLSKNVLGFCIADVSGKGISAAILMSNFQAVFRTLYTPTINLKRLAHALNKRVNMSANNEKFITMFLGKYNTLTRKLTYINAGHLPPMLFDRKKKQLSHLDKGCIGLGMLDEIPTIETGSIRIPRNSKFLAFTDGLVELENGDQIESGMKPIEDIISDANDIETNMESLKDLIKVQLERGSVFDDISITGLEFR